The Pochonia chlamydosporia 170 chromosome 1, whole genome shotgun sequence genome window below encodes:
- a CDS encoding double strand RNA binding domain from DEAD END PROTEIN 1 domain-containing protein gives MGGFYMQYLESLCRRRGWTDPAYECYRDSSGYTCLVLVNGREYQTDLAYESDVLAQENAAMRAFMVCRNFSVNGGMLARNGIVQGLPATSDSGRRRKSRHTSSRDGSERHGRRSGNHSSSSSTASFE, from the exons ATGGGCGGCTTTTACATGCAATATTTGGAAA GCCTTTGCCGACGCCGAGGGTGGACGGACCCTGCGTACGAGTGCTATCGAGATAGCAGCGGTTATACATGCCTTGTCCTGGTTAACGGCCGTGAGTACCAGACGGACCTCGCCTACGAATCCGATGTTTTAGCACAGGAGAATGCCGCAATGCGAGCTTTTATGGTGTGCAGGAACTTTTCTGTGAATGGCGGCATGCTCGCTCGTAACGGTATTGTTCAAGGACTGCCAGCGACCTCCGACTCGGGTCGACGCCGAAAGAGCCGTCACACTTCCTCTAGGGACGGTAGCGAGCGCCATGGTCGTCGATCCGGGAACCATTCCAGCAGCTCATCGACGGCGTCCTTTGAGTAA